In Phormidium ambiguum IAM M-71, a single window of DNA contains:
- a CDS encoding DICT sensory domain-containing protein: MIINNSVLADLLQELPDLRPQIYFKSSLTALSHAMEDQVLASSDPPLVIASFQRERFYRQEAHRYQKIAERSDQIYVLAAPETSFTNGYDRYEMVAFDPEDSLTQEWHLIVIGQQYASCLICRERLASTLAEEENLVDIDTSRRFEGIWTFDRQVTKKAAEILLQRISLYRPELKTKIKRAQKQFLQVKAAEVKKKDSQESPIVNPDPFVQRLVTYLQAGQYKLLKAYKSISEQERKERLVNSITAAIRQSLNTHEILKKAAEELGQAMQVCRCLIYRCKQSDKVANNQHESLSHGVSPLAGENWPLQDNPLFQEVVAKQARVYVANTQTDERVKNSPVLQNLVQRFGIVSWLLVPVLDKGRLLGMVELHHCGTTPHEWEYEALELIEAIASQLGVALIQAEAYANLEDLNEQLEALERTRSNLIAITGHELRTPLSTIQVCLESLASEPDMPPELRQVMLNTALSDGERMRKLIQDFLTLSQLESGRVQWHPEALQVQECVDLALSSTRVRNTENLPQITAEVPSELPLVQADGEWLVEVLNKLLDNACKFTSPDGEVTIQAKTNGHQMLEVTVADTGRGIEPNRLERVFDRFYQEEGALRRTTGGTGLGLAICRQIVTAWGGRIWAESAGKDQGSQFHFTVPIAEAN; this comes from the coding sequence ATGATAATAAACAATTCTGTGCTGGCAGATTTGCTGCAAGAGTTACCTGATTTGCGACCCCAAATCTACTTTAAGTCTTCCCTAACCGCACTTTCCCACGCAATGGAAGACCAAGTTTTGGCGAGTTCAGACCCACCTTTAGTAATAGCGAGTTTTCAGCGCGAACGGTTTTACCGTCAGGAAGCACACCGTTATCAGAAAATCGCCGAAAGAAGCGACCAAATTTACGTACTTGCAGCCCCAGAAACAAGTTTTACTAATGGCTACGATCGCTACGAAATGGTAGCTTTTGACCCAGAGGATAGCTTAACTCAGGAGTGGCATTTGATAGTGATTGGACAGCAGTATGCTAGCTGTCTGATTTGTCGGGAACGCTTAGCCTCAACTTTGGCGGAAGAAGAAAATTTAGTCGATATAGACACTTCCCGCAGATTTGAAGGGATTTGGACATTCGATCGTCAGGTGACAAAAAAAGCTGCGGAAATCTTGCTACAGCGGATTTCGCTTTACCGACCAGAGTTAAAAACCAAAATTAAGCGGGCGCAGAAACAATTTTTACAAGTAAAAGCAGCGGAAGTTAAGAAAAAGGATTCACAAGAATCTCCAATTGTCAATCCCGATCCTTTCGTACAACGTTTAGTTACCTATTTACAAGCGGGTCAATATAAATTATTGAAAGCTTATAAATCAATTAGCGAACAAGAGCGCAAAGAACGCTTAGTTAATTCCATCACAGCGGCAATTCGGCAATCACTGAACACCCATGAAATTCTGAAAAAAGCCGCAGAAGAATTAGGGCAAGCAATGCAAGTTTGTCGGTGTTTGATTTACCGTTGTAAACAAAGCGACAAAGTAGCGAATAATCAACATGAATCTTTAAGTCACGGGGTTTCGCCGTTGGCTGGGGAAAATTGGCCTTTACAAGATAACCCTTTGTTTCAGGAAGTGGTAGCGAAACAAGCCAGAGTATATGTAGCAAATACTCAGACAGATGAACGGGTGAAAAATTCGCCAGTGTTGCAAAATTTGGTACAACGCTTTGGAATTGTTTCTTGGTTGTTAGTGCCAGTGTTGGATAAAGGCAGATTGTTGGGCATGGTGGAGTTACACCATTGCGGGACAACACCGCATGAGTGGGAATACGAGGCATTAGAATTAATAGAAGCGATCGCATCGCAACTCGGAGTAGCCTTAATTCAAGCCGAAGCCTACGCCAACCTAGAAGACCTCAACGAACAACTAGAAGCATTAGAACGCACTCGCAGCAACCTGATTGCCATTACCGGACACGAACTGCGAACCCCCCTTTCTACCATTCAAGTTTGCCTGGAAAGTTTAGCCAGCGAACCAGATATGCCCCCCGAACTGCGGCAGGTAATGTTGAACACAGCATTATCTGACGGCGAAAGAATGCGGAAACTGATTCAAGACTTTCTCACTCTTTCCCAACTAGAAAGCGGTCGAGTACAATGGCATCCCGAAGCCCTACAAGTCCAAGAATGCGTAGACCTAGCCCTCAGCAGTACTCGCGTGCGGAATACAGAAAATTTGCCGCAAATTACTGCTGAAGTACCATCAGAACTGCCCTTAGTCCAAGCAGATGGAGAATGGTTAGTGGAGGTACTTAATAAATTGCTAGACAATGCTTGTAAATTTACCTCGCCTGATGGAGAAGTGACAATTCAAGCCAAAACTAACGGTCATCAAATGCTGGAAGTCACAGTAGCAGATACCGGAAGAGGAATCGAACCAAATCGTTTGGAGAGAGTGTTCGATCGCTTT